A region of Methanocorpusculum labreanum Z DNA encodes the following proteins:
- the pyrG gene encoding glutamine hydrolyzing CTP synthase: MKYVVVTGGVMSGLGKGITAASIGRILINRGYHVTSVKIDPYLNIDAGLMNPAQHGEVFVLKDGGEADLDLGNYERFLDIELTSDHNLTTGKIYSSVISKERHGDYLGATVQIIPHITDEIKDRIKHAAESWVDKDGNHAEICIVEVGGTVGDIESMPFLEAVRQMHWEYGNGDFALVHVTLLPADTMGDLKTKPTQHSIKALRELGLEADIIVGRSNLPVSLSTKRKISSFCDVDVHAVISAQTAPDTYLVPMELEKEGMADVLLKQLHLESGKTDNGWYSLVARDYTSRITVGIITKYGVEDVYISIKEALKHAGRHLSTEVVIHWLDAELYTPEDLADLDGILIPGGFGNRGIEGMISAIQYAREHKKPLLGLCLGFQLCVIEFMRNVVGYWDATSEEMGAGTHAIALLPEQEGVEDLGGTMRLGDYPVTLDPASRLAELYGATEIVERHRHRYEVNPTYIDEIEAKGMKFVGKNGRRMEALELADHPYFVATQFHPEFRSRPARPSAPFIGFVKACREMKRKE, from the coding sequence ATGAAATATGTAGTAGTAACCGGAGGAGTAATGAGCGGACTAGGAAAAGGCATCACTGCCGCTTCCATAGGCCGCATTCTCATCAACAGAGGATATCATGTCACGAGCGTAAAGATCGATCCGTATCTGAATATCGATGCGGGGCTGATGAACCCGGCCCAGCACGGTGAGGTCTTTGTGTTGAAAGACGGCGGTGAAGCCGATCTTGACCTTGGAAACTATGAGCGGTTTCTTGACATCGAACTCACCAGCGATCACAATCTGACCACGGGAAAGATCTACTCATCGGTCATCTCGAAGGAGCGCCACGGCGATTATCTGGGTGCCACCGTTCAGATCATCCCCCATATCACCGACGAAATCAAAGACCGGATCAAACACGCCGCCGAGTCATGGGTCGACAAAGACGGCAATCATGCCGAAATATGTATCGTCGAGGTCGGCGGGACCGTGGGCGATATCGAAAGTATGCCGTTTTTGGAAGCTGTCCGTCAGATGCACTGGGAGTATGGAAACGGAGACTTTGCCCTCGTCCACGTCACCCTTCTGCCTGCCGATACGATGGGCGATCTGAAAACGAAACCGACCCAGCACTCAATAAAAGCCCTTCGCGAACTCGGTCTCGAAGCCGACATCATTGTCGGGAGAAGCAATTTACCGGTCTCCCTTTCCACCAAACGAAAGATCTCCTCCTTCTGCGATGTTGACGTCCACGCGGTCATCAGCGCTCAGACGGCACCGGATACCTATCTCGTTCCAATGGAACTCGAGAAAGAGGGAATGGCCGATGTCCTGTTAAAGCAGCTCCATCTCGAGTCCGGAAAAACGGACAACGGCTGGTATTCTCTGGTTGCACGCGATTACACGAGCCGCATCACTGTTGGAATCATCACCAAATACGGTGTTGAGGATGTGTATATTTCCATAAAAGAGGCCCTCAAGCACGCAGGCCGCCACCTCTCCACCGAAGTCGTCATCCACTGGCTGGATGCTGAACTCTACACTCCTGAAGACCTCGCCGATCTTGACGGGATCCTGATCCCGGGCGGATTCGGCAACCGCGGTATCGAAGGAATGATCTCGGCGATCCAGTATGCCCGCGAACACAAAAAACCTCTTCTCGGTCTTTGTCTTGGATTCCAGCTCTGCGTTATCGAGTTCATGAGAAATGTCGTCGGCTACTGGGATGCGACGAGCGAAGAGATGGGGGCGGGAACCCACGCGATCGCGCTTCTTCCCGAACAGGAAGGCGTTGAAGATCTTGGCGGGACGATGCGTCTTGGCGACTACCCGGTCACTCTCGATCCGGCTTCCCGCCTCGCAGAGCTTTACGGTGCGACAGAGATCGTGGAACGCCACCGGCACAGATACGAGGTCAACCCAACCTACATCGACGAGATCGAAGCAAAGGGCATGAAGTTCGTCGGCAAAAACGGCAGACGTATGGAGGCGCTCGAACTGGCCGACCACCCATATTTTGTTGCGACCCAGTTCCACCCGGAGTTCAGATCACGTCCGGCCCGTCCGTCGGCCCCGTTCATCGGTTTTGTAAAAGCCTGCCGTGAGATGAAGAGAAAGGAGTAA
- a CDS encoding aspartate aminotransferase family protein produces the protein MSTYKELDAKYYMPCFGRSMEIVKGEGCNVWDDNGKKYLDLVAGIAVCSTGHCHPQVVDAICRQAHELIHCSNLYYIPGQAELAEKLSKASGMGKVFFGNSGAEAIDAALKLAKVRSGRKNFVSFNHDFHGRTIGSLAVTHKPQIREPFEPLGIHCDFPDYGDLEGLKAAVNKDTAAVVFEPIQGETGIIIPPEDFLPGIRDICDDARALMICDEVQSGMGRTGKWFAFQHSKVQPDIISIAKGIASGVPMGAIIAREGLEFTKGEHGSTFAGGPIACAAGNVTFGIIEQLLPGIAAKGELFRKGLAAFNPRVRGLMVGFTLGEAAPKLAELCMEKGVLINVAGDGNIRIVPPLTISADEINYAVGVINEAAGQI, from the coding sequence ATGTCCACCTACAAAGAACTTGATGCAAAATACTACATGCCCTGCTTTGGACGGTCGATGGAGATCGTCAAAGGCGAGGGATGTAATGTTTGGGACGATAATGGGAAGAAATACCTCGACTTAGTCGCAGGTATCGCGGTCTGCAGTACGGGACACTGCCACCCGCAGGTAGTGGACGCAATATGCCGCCAGGCACACGAACTTATTCACTGTTCCAATCTTTACTACATACCGGGTCAGGCCGAACTCGCAGAAAAACTGAGCAAAGCAAGCGGCATGGGAAAGGTCTTCTTCGGAAATAGCGGGGCCGAAGCAATAGATGCGGCTCTCAAACTCGCCAAAGTCCGCTCAGGACGCAAGAACTTTGTTTCATTCAATCATGATTTCCACGGCAGGACCATCGGGTCTCTAGCCGTCACCCACAAACCCCAGATCAGGGAACCCTTCGAGCCGCTCGGCATTCACTGTGATTTCCCCGACTACGGCGACCTTGAGGGACTCAAAGCTGCCGTCAATAAAGATACCGCCGCTGTTGTCTTCGAACCCATTCAGGGAGAGACCGGCATCATCATCCCGCCCGAGGACTTCCTGCCTGGAATCAGGGATATCTGCGACGACGCCAGAGCTCTTATGATCTGCGATGAAGTCCAGTCCGGTATGGGACGGACCGGCAAATGGTTCGCATTCCAGCACTCGAAGGTGCAGCCCGATATCATCAGCATTGCAAAAGGAATCGCTTCCGGTGTCCCGATGGGTGCGATCATCGCCCGGGAAGGACTCGAGTTCACGAAAGGCGAACACGGCAGCACCTTTGCCGGCGGTCCGATCGCCTGCGCCGCGGGAAATGTCACGTTTGGCATCATCGAACAGCTCCTCCCGGGAATTGCAGCAAAAGGCGAACTTTTCAGAAAAGGTCTGGCCGCATTCAACCCGCGGGTACGGGGTCTGATGGTTGGGTTCACGCTCGGAGAAGCCGCTCCCAAACTTGCCGAACTCTGTATGGAAAAGGGCGTTCTCATCAATGTTGCCGGTGACGGCAACATCAGGATCGTCCCGCCTCTGACAATCTCGGCCGACGAAATCAACTATGCAGTCGGAGTGATCAATGAAGCCGCGGGTCAGATCTGA
- a CDS encoding RNA methyltransferase produces MPQIDIVLVEPLYEGNIGFAARVMKNFGFHNMVLVNPPKLTMECTARSSHAKDVLENAERISLEEVFARSDLCIATTGGLSKSVSNPMRMPYYSVAELREMIEGIDGRISILFGRENWGLNNEEIAKCDIVCTIPTSDEYPIMNISHAIGIVCYELAHLQRGEYLLANKTEMNALYAHIERFLEGIQHPIEKRETTVLLARRVLGRTRLTVREASTLHGIMRRTEWHLKHPGQAYDAEDREYWPGDED; encoded by the coding sequence ATGCCCCAGATCGACATCGTGCTAGTGGAACCTCTGTACGAAGGGAACATCGGCTTTGCCGCCCGGGTAATGAAGAACTTCGGTTTTCACAACATGGTCCTCGTCAACCCGCCTAAACTCACGATGGAATGTACAGCCCGCTCATCCCACGCGAAGGATGTTCTGGAGAATGCCGAACGAATTTCCCTTGAAGAGGTCTTTGCACGAAGCGATCTCTGTATCGCGACGACCGGCGGCCTTTCCAAATCCGTCTCAAATCCGATGAGGATGCCGTATTATTCGGTCGCCGAGCTTCGCGAGATGATCGAGGGGATCGACGGCAGGATCTCGATCCTGTTCGGTAGGGAAAACTGGGGACTGAACAATGAAGAAATCGCCAAGTGTGATATCGTCTGCACGATTCCGACCAGCGATGAATATCCTATCATGAACATCTCTCATGCGATCGGTATCGTCTGCTATGAACTCGCTCATCTTCAGCGCGGCGAGTATCTTCTCGCAAACAAGACTGAGATGAATGCTTTGTATGCCCACATCGAACGGTTCCTCGAAGGCATCCAGCATCCGATCGAAAAACGCGAGACGACGGTCCTTCTGGCAAGAAGAGTGCTTGGAAGAACGAGACTTACGGTCCGCGAAGCAAGCACGTTACATGGTATCATGCGCAGAACCGAGTGGCATCTCAAACACCCCGGTCAGGCCTACGATGCCGAAGACCGTGAATACTGGCCTGGAGACGAGGATTAA
- a CDS encoding flavodoxin family protein translates to MKIIGFIGSYRKGGNTDTAVRTVLEGAMNLGADVEAVYLKDYEIADCVGCEACKTTFECVIRDDMQKIYAKIQEADGIIIGSPTYFYNVTGIIKNMIDRLYCYEVFDEDDRSVWMGIHEATGIKYATVVAVCEQKDPEDMGYTTVTMTKSLQALGYRVVDELKIYNVYNKTDLLLDTDQLSELEEAGKKLVKTIRLKEKIQNIVNIKNEQIN, encoded by the coding sequence ATGAAAATAATCGGATTCATCGGAAGCTATCGGAAAGGCGGGAATACCGATACGGCTGTAAGAACCGTTCTTGAGGGGGCGATGAATCTGGGTGCAGACGTTGAAGCCGTCTATCTGAAAGATTACGAAATAGCGGATTGTGTCGGGTGCGAAGCGTGTAAAACGACATTCGAGTGTGTTATCCGCGACGATATGCAGAAAATATATGCTAAAATACAGGAGGCTGATGGTATTATCATCGGGTCTCCAACCTATTTTTACAACGTAACCGGGATCATAAAAAATATGATCGACCGGCTCTACTGCTATGAGGTTTTTGATGAAGACGACCGGTCGGTATGGATGGGCATACACGAAGCAACGGGAATTAAATATGCAACGGTCGTTGCCGTTTGCGAGCAGAAAGATCCGGAGGATATGGGGTATACTACCGTCACAATGACCAAATCCCTGCAGGCTCTCGGATACAGAGTCGTGGATGAGCTTAAAATCTATAATGTGTATAACAAAACCGATCTGCTGCTGGATACGGATCAATTAAGCGAGCTGGAAGAAGCCGGGAAAAAATTAGTCAAAACGATTCGGCTCAAAGAAAAAATACAGAATATTGTGAATATAAAAAATGAGCAGATAAACTAA
- a CDS encoding aldolase — MSDIKVPLDVPKAMREAYIANYDLITAGSGRLMLFAGDQKIEHLNDDFYGAGIPEDDADPEHLFRIASKANIGVLAAQLGLVVRYAMDYPEVPYLVKMNSKSHLVNVSQKDPVSPQLWSVEQVVEIAQEHGIKIAGIGYTIYLGSEKEADMLAEAAQLINEAHFYGLVTVLWIYPRGKAVGDEKDPHLIAGAAGVAACLGSDFVKVNAPKKDGKSSPELLREAVLAAGRTKLVCAGGSATTEEKFIRELYEQINVGGASGNATGRNIHQKSLDEAVKFCNAIYAVTVEGKSAEEALKLLQ, encoded by the coding sequence ATGTCCGATATAAAGGTCCCCCTCGACGTTCCCAAAGCCATGCGGGAAGCATATATTGCCAATTACGATCTAATTACTGCCGGATCGGGTCGCCTGATGCTCTTTGCCGGAGATCAGAAAATAGAACATCTGAACGATGATTTCTACGGCGCCGGCATCCCCGAAGATGACGCCGATCCCGAACACCTCTTCCGCATTGCCTCCAAGGCAAACATCGGCGTTCTGGCAGCTCAGCTCGGTCTTGTTGTCAGATACGCGATGGATTATCCGGAAGTCCCCTATCTGGTGAAGATGAACTCCAAGTCGCATCTGGTGAACGTGTCTCAAAAGGATCCGGTCTCCCCGCAGCTCTGGAGCGTCGAACAGGTTGTCGAGATCGCTCAGGAGCATGGCATCAAGATCGCGGGTATCGGGTATACGATATATCTCGGCAGCGAAAAGGAGGCCGACATGCTCGCAGAGGCAGCCCAGCTCATCAACGAGGCTCACTTCTACGGTCTTGTAACCGTTCTCTGGATCTATCCGAGAGGAAAGGCGGTCGGGGACGAGAAGGATCCGCATCTTATCGCAGGGGCAGCTGGTGTGGCCGCATGCCTCGGCAGCGATTTCGTCAAGGTCAATGCACCCAAAAAAGACGGTAAATCCTCTCCCGAACTCCTCCGCGAGGCGGTCCTTGCGGCAGGACGCACCAAACTGGTTTGTGCCGGCGGCTCGGCCACAACTGAGGAAAAGTTCATTCGCGAACTCTACGAACAGATAAATGTCGGCGGGGCATCGGGCAACGCTACGGGCAGAAACATCCATCAGAAGTCACTGGACGAGGCGGTAAAGTTCTGCAATGCGATCTATGCGGTCACCGTTGAAGGAAAGAGCGCCGAAGAGGCGCTCAAACTTCTTCAATAA
- a CDS encoding flavodoxin family protein, with protein MSNIAVIVGSVRKNGNTEILAKAFVDGAKKNNNVEIISVADYTVHPCIGCNACFSREGNTCFQDDDMPKIYEILREADIIIIASPVYFYGISAQLKAIVDRLHSPLRKTFNVKKLGLLLVAGETLPAVFDSIELQYQLILDYFNLQDAGRVVAKGLKNKGDIKGNQALAEALKLGEHIR; from the coding sequence ATGAGCAATATTGCAGTAATTGTTGGAAGCGTTAGAAAAAACGGGAATACAGAAATATTAGCGAAGGCCTTTGTTGATGGGGCAAAGAAAAATAATAACGTGGAAATTATTTCCGTTGCCGATTATACGGTACATCCATGCATTGGTTGTAATGCTTGTTTTTCGAGAGAGGGGAATACATGTTTTCAGGATGATGATATGCCGAAAATTTATGAAATATTGAGAGAAGCAGACATCATCATTATTGCATCTCCGGTCTATTTTTACGGAATCAGCGCACAATTAAAGGCAATCGTTGACCGCTTACATTCGCCTTTAAGAAAAACGTTTAACGTTAAAAAATTAGGATTATTATTAGTTGCAGGGGAAACACTTCCGGCAGTATTTGATTCGATAGAATTGCAGTATCAATTAATTTTAGATTATTTCAATCTCCAGGATGCGGGAAGGGTTGTTGCAAAAGGCTTAAAAAATAAAGGCGACATCAAGGGAAATCAGGCGCTGGCAGAAGCTTTGAAGTTAGGCGAACACATTCGATGA
- a CDS encoding adenylate kinase family protein, which translates to MMIGITGTPGCGKTTVADLLRDMGYPVLDLKTTVGPFVLEHDDASGSDIVDVDAWADAFPYTEGFVEGGFAHYLPCDKIVILRCRPDVLRERLASRGYSKEKIRENLEAEALDVILIETADAFASEQIYEIDTTSTERESVVRRIISFAKGETPASFGSLDWSEYIADVI; encoded by the coding sequence ATGATGATCGGGATCACCGGAACCCCGGGATGTGGGAAGACGACCGTCGCAGACCTCCTTCGGGATATGGGGTATCCGGTTCTCGATCTGAAAACCACCGTCGGCCCTTTTGTTCTGGAACATGATGATGCATCGGGTTCGGATATCGTGGACGTGGATGCCTGGGCGGATGCGTTTCCCTATACCGAAGGGTTTGTCGAGGGAGGGTTCGCCCATTATCTCCCCTGCGATAAGATCGTCATTTTGAGATGCCGGCCCGATGTTTTACGTGAACGTCTCGCTTCACGGGGCTATTCAAAAGAAAAGATCCGTGAAAATCTGGAGGCCGAAGCTTTGGATGTGATCCTGATCGAAACGGCGGATGCTTTTGCATCGGAACAGATTTATGAGATAGACACTACAAGTACAGAGAGAGAGTCTGTGGTCCGGCGTATCATCTCTTTTGCAAAAGGAGAGACTCCCGCATCGTTTGGATCGCTTGACTGGTCAGAATATATAGCAGATGTCATATGA
- the hisC gene encoding histidinol-phosphate transaminase, producing the protein MKPRVRSEFVKSGYVFAKSPADIAKEYGFTEVAMLGSNENPYPPSDKVLRAAEAELSGVNRYPDPKAAAFHAALRTYICDCPVVTSGLGMDGVIETVIRTIVEPGDKVVISTPTFSMYGLAAKAASARVVNVSRSADFSVDLDTFLNEAKDARLSFLCTPNNPTGTVTPVEDIEYILDRIEGVLFLDCAYVEFSDINYLPLLSRDNLIIGRTMSKVYGLAGLRIGYAFVPEWLEAPYNIAATPFTMNRLSEAAASVAVSDAAYRESFIAHVQKWRDVFMQEIPFPVYPSGSNFILINVAPQKGDAAAESLAKHGVLVRSCTSFPGLGDTFIRVSVGADWENERFLAAVKKL; encoded by the coding sequence ATGAAGCCGCGGGTCAGATCTGAGTTCGTCAAATCAGGCTACGTCTTTGCAAAATCCCCGGCCGATATCGCAAAGGAATACGGGTTCACCGAAGTTGCCATGCTCGGCAGCAACGAAAACCCCTACCCTCCTTCGGACAAGGTCCTTCGGGCAGCAGAAGCTGAGCTTTCAGGCGTAAACCGGTATCCGGATCCAAAAGCCGCCGCATTTCACGCCGCGCTCCGTACATACATCTGCGATTGCCCCGTCGTTACGTCTGGACTCGGTATGGACGGCGTTATCGAGACCGTGATTCGAACGATCGTCGAGCCGGGTGACAAAGTTGTCATCTCCACGCCGACCTTCTCTATGTACGGCCTTGCAGCAAAGGCCGCATCTGCCCGTGTGGTCAATGTCTCGCGAAGCGCCGACTTCTCGGTCGATCTCGACACATTCCTGAACGAAGCCAAAGATGCACGTCTTTCGTTCCTCTGCACGCCGAACAATCCAACAGGGACCGTGACCCCGGTTGAGGACATTGAATATATTCTCGATAGGATCGAGGGAGTTTTATTCCTGGATTGTGCCTACGTAGAGTTTTCAGACATCAACTATCTGCCGCTTCTTTCCCGCGACAACCTGATCATCGGCCGGACCATGTCCAAAGTGTATGGTCTTGCAGGTCTTCGGATCGGCTACGCATTCGTCCCGGAATGGCTGGAGGCTCCCTATAATATTGCCGCCACGCCGTTCACGATGAATCGTCTTTCTGAAGCCGCGGCCTCCGTGGCCGTTTCAGATGCCGCCTACCGCGAATCATTCATCGCCCATGTTCAAAAATGGCGGGATGTTTTCATGCAGGAGATCCCGTTCCCGGTTTACCCAAGCGGGTCGAACTTCATACTCATCAATGTCGCCCCGCAGAAAGGCGACGCTGCGGCCGAATCCCTGGCAAAACACGGCGTGCTGGTTCGTTCCTGTACCAGTTTCCCGGGTCTTGGAGATACGTTCATTCGCGTAAGCGTAGGTGCCGACTGGGAGAACGAGCGGTTCCTCGCTGCGGTGAAAAAACTATGA
- a CDS encoding hydrogenase 3 maturation endopeptidase HyCI: MKVVLLGVGNSLHSDDGAGPRLAEMFLDSHDVTSFNCGTAPENFTGLVRKLNPDLLLIADAADMGLPAGSVRIIPPEKIRDTAIGTHMLPLYHLVDFLAESSREISIIGIQPASLSWGDRLSDPVASSLIETKMLIDENNLRNIPVL, from the coding sequence ATGAAAGTAGTTCTTCTCGGCGTCGGCAATTCTCTTCACTCCGACGACGGCGCCGGCCCCCGTCTTGCGGAAATGTTTTTGGATTCACATGATGTCACGTCGTTCAACTGCGGGACCGCCCCTGAGAATTTCACCGGTCTTGTGCGAAAGTTGAACCCTGATCTTCTTCTCATCGCCGACGCTGCAGATATGGGCCTTCCTGCGGGTTCAGTCAGGATCATTCCGCCGGAAAAGATCCGCGACACCGCAATTGGAACCCATATGCTTCCTTTGTATCATCTGGTCGATTTCCTGGCCGAGTCATCGCGCGAAATCTCTATCATCGGAATCCAGCCGGCCAGTCTTTCTTGGGGCGACCGGCTGAGCGACCCTGTAGCTTCGTCATTAATCGAAACAAAGATGTTGATTGACGAAAACAATCTTCGGAATATCCCTGTTTTGTAA
- a CDS encoding phosphoglycerol geranylgeranyltransferase: MNWQTWRHITKLDPDKVITKEEIAEIAASETDALMLSGTLDVTPENLAELYDNVRDAGLPLTVEPADPSCARFEGIDYVFVPSVFNAGHPAFITGLHKEWAQHADILWDKVVQEAYVVLNPNSSVGKLTRAKCDLTPAEVAAYGIVAEKYYSMPVLYIEYSGMYGDPAVTRAVSEALSTTRVFYGGGINSGAKAAEMGQYADTIVVGNAVYEAGPAVLKETVKAVK; this comes from the coding sequence ATGAACTGGCAAACCTGGCGCCACATCACGAAGCTTGACCCCGACAAGGTCATAACCAAAGAAGAGATCGCAGAGATCGCGGCAAGCGAAACGGACGCTCTCATGCTTTCCGGGACTCTCGACGTTACTCCTGAAAACCTCGCCGAGCTGTATGACAATGTTCGGGATGCGGGTCTCCCGCTCACCGTCGAACCGGCGGATCCCTCCTGTGCGAGATTCGAAGGGATCGACTATGTGTTCGTTCCAAGCGTGTTCAATGCGGGTCATCCGGCATTCATCACCGGACTGCACAAAGAGTGGGCACAGCATGCGGATATCCTGTGGGACAAAGTCGTCCAGGAAGCGTATGTGGTTTTGAACCCGAACTCGTCCGTGGGCAAACTCACCCGTGCCAAATGCGACCTCACCCCGGCAGAGGTGGCGGCCTATGGTATCGTTGCTGAGAAATACTACTCGATGCCTGTGTTGTACATCGAGTACAGCGGGATGTACGGCGATCCGGCGGTCACTCGTGCCGTTTCCGAAGCCCTTTCAACGACCCGCGTCTTTTACGGCGGAGGGATCAACTCCGGCGCAAAAGCTGCAGAAATGGGTCAGTATGCCGACACGATCGTTGTCGGAAACGCGGTCTACGAGGCCGGCCCTGCTGTTTTGAAAGAGACGGTGAAGGCGGTCAAATAA
- the guaA gene encoding glutamine-hydrolyzing GMP synthase, translated as MESILVLDFGGQYNQLISRRVREAHVFCEVKPCTIPLSEIKEGNYAGIIFTGGPASVYAKNAPTVDAGIFELGIPILGICYGAQLTAYLLGGNVASATTREYGKTSISTEESPIFKNVPRETTCWMSHTDYISEVPAGFVKVAHTSVCPVAAMANPAKKIYAVQFHPEVMHTPEGMTMIKNFLYDVCGCKGTWHMSSFVEDQVLQLREKIGDKKVLCALSGGVDSSVAAVLINKAVGKQLTCIFVDHGLLRKNEGNEVEEIFRNQFDINLIRVNVEDQFLGKLAGVSDPEKKRKIIGEEFIRVFEAEAKKIGTVDFLVQGTIYPDVIESGPGAAAVIKSHHNVGGLPDNVDFKEIIEPLRILFKDEVRRAGLELGIPEKLVWRQPFPGPGLAIRVIGDITKEKLEIVRDADAIYREEIAKAGIDRDINQYFAALTNMRSVGVMGDERTYDYAVVLRAVTTTDFMTADWAQIPFAVLEKVSSRIINEVRHVNRVLYDITSKPPATIEYE; from the coding sequence ATGGAATCGATATTAGTCCTTGATTTCGGCGGCCAGTACAACCAGCTGATCTCCCGCCGCGTCAGAGAAGCACATGTTTTCTGCGAAGTAAAGCCCTGCACGATCCCCCTTTCGGAAATAAAAGAAGGAAACTATGCGGGAATTATTTTCACCGGCGGACCGGCGAGCGTGTATGCGAAGAACGCTCCGACCGTTGATGCCGGTATCTTCGAGCTAGGAATCCCGATTCTCGGGATCTGCTACGGCGCACAGCTCACGGCATATCTCCTTGGAGGAAACGTCGCTTCTGCGACGACCCGCGAGTACGGCAAAACTTCCATTTCAACGGAAGAGTCCCCTATCTTCAAAAATGTCCCAAGAGAGACGACCTGCTGGATGAGCCACACGGATTACATCAGCGAGGTCCCTGCCGGATTCGTCAAGGTCGCCCACACGAGTGTGTGCCCGGTCGCCGCCATGGCAAACCCCGCAAAGAAGATCTACGCGGTCCAGTTCCACCCCGAGGTCATGCACACCCCTGAGGGCATGACGATGATCAAAAACTTCCTTTACGATGTCTGCGGGTGCAAAGGAACCTGGCATATGTCCTCTTTTGTCGAGGATCAGGTCCTGCAGCTTCGCGAGAAGATCGGCGACAAAAAAGTCCTCTGTGCCCTCTCCGGCGGCGTCGACTCATCCGTTGCCGCTGTTTTGATCAACAAAGCGGTCGGCAAACAACTGACCTGCATCTTTGTCGATCACGGTCTTCTCAGAAAGAACGAGGGTAACGAGGTCGAAGAGATCTTCAGAAATCAGTTCGATATCAATCTGATCCGCGTCAATGTCGAGGACCAGTTCCTCGGAAAACTCGCCGGCGTTTCCGACCCTGAAAAGAAACGCAAGATCATCGGCGAGGAGTTCATCCGCGTCTTCGAAGCAGAGGCAAAAAAGATCGGCACGGTCGATTTCCTTGTGCAGGGAACGATCTATCCCGATGTGATAGAGTCAGGACCGGGCGCGGCTGCCGTGATCAAAAGCCACCACAATGTCGGCGGTCTGCCGGACAATGTGGATTTCAAGGAGATCATCGAGCCGCTTCGTATCCTTTTCAAGGATGAGGTCCGCCGGGCCGGTCTCGAACTCGGCATCCCTGAGAAGCTTGTCTGGCGTCAGCCGTTCCCGGGCCCGGGTCTTGCTATCCGGGTGATCGGCGACATCACAAAAGAAAAACTCGAGATCGTCCGCGACGCCGATGCGATCTACCGCGAGGAGATCGCCAAAGCCGGAATCGATCGGGACATCAATCAGTATTTTGCGGCCTTAACGAATATGCGCAGCGTCGGTGTGATGGGCGATGAGAGGACATATGACTACGCCGTCGTTTTGCGGGCCGTAACAACGACCGATTTCATGACTGCCGACTGGGCCCAGATCCCGTTTGCGGTGCTTGAAAAGGTTTCAAGCCGGATCATCAACGAAGTCAGGCACGTGAACCGGGTCTTATACGACATTACAAGCAAGCCTCCGGCAACGATCGAGTACGAATAA
- a CDS encoding putative quinol monooxygenase produces the protein MSSKLEFDSEFCNVRYMKNEKVVFLTWKKSARLNDYRKPTLFALDLLKQFPHSNFVVDARNGFEDDKEDVEWGVSELLPNISKTDCEYVAFIMPETEDIQDEMDMWTKEFGKYFAVVKAKSFEQALSKINDRILVNVKYAVIPGKRDEFLEKVVENDIITASRAEPGNYKYECYKPVDSEDILFLMEIWVSNKAQTLHSKTEHYQRLQSLKKEYVTNVTIEEYSINTIV, from the coding sequence ATGAGCAGCAAATTGGAGTTTGATTCGGAATTTTGTAATGTAAGATATATGAAAAATGAAAAGGTGGTGTTTCTAACATGGAAAAAATCTGCACGTTTGAATGATTACAGAAAGCCTACCTTATTTGCATTAGATTTATTGAAGCAATTTCCGCATAGTAATTTTGTTGTTGATGCAAGGAATGGATTTGAGGATGACAAAGAAGATGTAGAATGGGGGGTTTCTGAGTTGCTTCCCAATATATCAAAAACTGATTGTGAATACGTTGCATTCATCATGCCAGAGACGGAGGATATTCAAGACGAAATGGATATGTGGACAAAAGAGTTCGGAAAGTATTTTGCAGTTGTTAAAGCAAAAAGTTTTGAGCAGGCTTTAAGTAAAATTAATGACCGAATTCTTGTAAATGTCAAATATGCAGTTATTCCAGGCAAAAGGGATGAGTTTCTTGAAAAAGTTGTTGAAAATGATATTATTACAGCTTCAAGGGCAGAGCCGGGCAATTACAAATATGAATGCTATAAACCCGTAGATTCAGAAGACATCTTGTTTTTAATGGAAATTTGGGTAAGCAATAAAGCTCAGACATTACATAGTAAAACAGAACATTATCAACGATTACAGTCATTGAAAAAAGAGTATGTTACCAATGTAACTATCGAAGAATACAGCATAAACACAATAGTATGA